The following are encoded in a window of Trichocoleus sp. genomic DNA:
- a CDS encoding RNA-binding S4 domain-containing protein gives MSSNEPMSPVIKLDQFLKLINVVETGGEAKMLIQNGEVQVNGAVETRRGRKLVLGDRVQLMGRTFAVKLAEK, from the coding sequence ATGAGTTCAAACGAACCGATGAGTCCGGTGATCAAGCTTGACCAGTTTCTAAAGTTAATTAACGTTGTGGAAACGGGCGGCGAAGCCAAAATGCTCATTCAAAACGGAGAAGTCCAGGTGAATGGGGCAGTTGAGACAAGACGAGGACGCAAACTTGTCCTGGGCGATCGAGTTCAACTGATGGGACGAACCTTTGCAGTCAAGCTGGCAGAAAAATAA
- a CDS encoding transglutaminase family protein → MRYQITHRLTYSYDRPVLLAPHTFCLRPRSDVTQTLQQFSLEITPEPGRISENLDLDGNAVLKSWFADAEVTELKIKATSVVETHRPNPFDYLLEPWATQLPIDYPTSLLQQLQPYLGGQYFGAAGIDPAVIQLAQTIWDEAGGSTTSFLSLLNQRIYETCQYSIRETGSALPAGLTWAKKAGSCRDYAVLLMEGCRAMGLAARFVSGYQEGDLNSTDRQLHAWAEVYLPGAGWRGYDPTHGLVVADRHIALVAMPSHRNTAPVSGSLRQANVQSQMKYHLTIQAA, encoded by the coding sequence GTGCGTTACCAAATCACTCATCGCCTCACCTACAGCTACGATCGCCCGGTGCTGCTTGCGCCTCATACCTTTTGCTTGCGTCCTCGAAGTGACGTTACTCAGACCTTGCAGCAGTTTTCCTTGGAAATTACGCCCGAACCAGGGAGAATTTCAGAAAATTTGGATCTGGACGGAAATGCCGTCTTGAAAAGTTGGTTTGCTGATGCAGAGGTCACCGAACTCAAGATAAAAGCAACCTCTGTCGTTGAAACGCATCGCCCTAACCCGTTCGATTATTTGCTCGAACCCTGGGCAACCCAATTGCCGATCGACTATCCCACTTCCCTGTTGCAGCAGCTTCAGCCCTATCTAGGCGGACAGTATTTTGGGGCAGCAGGCATTGATCCGGCAGTCATACAACTCGCTCAAACTATTTGGGACGAAGCCGGGGGCAGCACAACGAGCTTTTTATCTCTGTTGAATCAGCGGATTTATGAGACTTGCCAGTACAGTATCCGCGAAACTGGGTCAGCCCTCCCTGCCGGACTCACTTGGGCAAAAAAGGCTGGCTCCTGTCGAGACTACGCCGTTCTGTTGATGGAAGGATGCCGTGCGATGGGTCTTGCTGCTCGGTTTGTCAGCGGCTATCAGGAAGGTGATCTCAACAGCACCGATCGCCAGCTTCATGCCTGGGCAGAAGTCTACCTACCGGGAGCAGGTTGGCGCGGCTATGACCCGACGCATGGATTAGTAGTTGCCGATCGTCACATCGCTCTGGTTGCAATGCCCTCACACCGAAACACAGCTCCGGTCAGCGGTAGTCTACGACAAGCCAATGTCCAATCTCAGATGAAGTATCATCTCACCATTCAGGCAGCTTAG
- the psbU gene encoding photosystem II complex extrinsic protein PsbU produces MKRLVGVILALGLVFGSVMGFAREAAALNWNGLTWSVTASPVLAAEYRNRADDKLATEFGKKIDLNNTNVRAFTQYPGMYPTLARLIVKYAPFETVEDVLDMPGLTEGQKDTLRNNFDKFTLSPPEDTFVEGGDRYNNGIYR; encoded by the coding sequence ATGAAACGACTGGTTGGTGTAATCCTGGCATTAGGGCTGGTGTTTGGTAGCGTAATGGGGTTTGCCCGTGAAGCGGCTGCCCTGAATTGGAACGGGTTGACCTGGAGCGTAACTGCATCTCCTGTTCTGGCAGCAGAATATCGCAACCGAGCCGACGATAAGCTGGCTACTGAATTCGGCAAAAAGATTGACCTGAACAATACTAATGTTCGTGCCTTTACGCAGTATCCAGGCATGTACCCAACATTGGCGCGACTGATTGTGAAGTATGCACCCTTTGAAACGGTCGAGGATGTGCTGGATATGCCTGGTTTGACAGAGGGGCAGAAAGACACCCTCCGCAATAACTTTGATAAATTCACACTTTCTCCACCCGAAGATACCTTCGTTGAGGGCGGCGATCGCTATAACAACGGCATTTATCGTTAA
- a CDS encoding alpha-E domain-containing protein, whose amino-acid sequence MLSRVADSIYWLNRYVERAENIARFVDVNLNLLLDSPAGITQQWEPLVMTTGDLPLFKEQYGSATAENVIQFLTFDRDYSNSILSCLQAARENARSVREIISSEMWEQVNAFYLMVKEASESPSLPQLSSFFAEVKLASHLFAGVMNATMARNEGWNFGRFGRLIERADKTARILDVKYFILLPSVKDIGTTLDELQWISLLKSASGYEMYRKRQRRISPNSIAKFLILDREFPRSIQFCLLQAEQSLHQITGTQSGNWSNAVERTLGRLRAELDYITIEEIVQRGLHEFLDDVQIQLNEIGIRMHETFFALEGIR is encoded by the coding sequence ATGCTCAGCCGCGTCGCAGATTCCATCTACTGGCTCAACCGCTACGTTGAACGCGCCGAAAACATCGCTCGGTTCGTTGATGTCAACCTGAACCTGCTGCTCGATTCGCCCGCAGGCATTACCCAACAGTGGGAGCCGCTAGTGATGACCACAGGTGATTTGCCTTTATTTAAAGAGCAATATGGCTCCGCAACCGCAGAAAACGTCATCCAGTTTTTGACCTTCGATCGAGACTATTCCAACTCCATCCTGTCCTGCTTACAGGCAGCCAGAGAAAATGCGCGATCGGTGCGAGAAATCATCTCCTCAGAAATGTGGGAGCAGGTCAACGCCTTTTATCTCATGGTGAAAGAAGCCTCTGAATCTCCATCGCTGCCGCAACTTTCTAGCTTTTTTGCCGAGGTAAAGCTGGCAAGTCACTTGTTTGCAGGCGTGATGAATGCAACCATGGCACGTAATGAAGGCTGGAACTTTGGTCGCTTTGGCAGATTGATTGAGCGAGCCGACAAAACCGCCCGCATTTTAGACGTCAAATATTTCATTCTGCTGCCTTCCGTCAAAGATATCGGCACAACGCTGGACGAACTGCAATGGATTTCGCTGCTTAAATCTGCCAGCGGCTACGAAATGTATCGCAAACGTCAACGCCGCATCAGCCCCAACAGCATCGCCAAATTCCTCATCCTCGATCGAGAATTTCCGCGATCGATCCAGTTCTGCCTCCTGCAAGCCGAACAATCCTTACACCAAATTACCGGCACCCAATCTGGTAATTGGAGCAACGCCGTCGAACGCACATTAGGCAGACTCCGCGCCGAACTCGACTACATCACGATCGAAGAAATTGTCCAACGCGGCTTACACGAATTCCTCGACGACGTACAGATCCAGCTCAACGAAATCGGCATCCGGATGCATGAAACTTTCTTTGCCCTGGAAGGCATCAGGTAG
- a CDS encoding proteasome-type protease, producing MTYCLGIITRSGLVVAADSRTNAGVDYVSTYQKLFDFSDPGQRVIMLCSSGNLSITQAVVNALQQDLQLKENENLHTLPSLYDIARYIGSKIRQVQERERPWLERDGIDFKCTLLLAGQVRGEAPGLYMIYSQGNCIQAAPETPFLQIGETKYGKPILDRTLTFNTPLEEAAKCALLSIDSTMKSNISVGPPINLMMYEANSFLIRHHLSLRLGDPYLAKMRRLWENSLREAFERMPNIDWEHYTDNSQEEVFTD from the coding sequence ATGACTTACTGCCTTGGCATTATTACTCGATCGGGTTTAGTCGTTGCTGCTGACTCTCGCACCAATGCAGGCGTAGACTATGTTTCGACTTACCAAAAGCTGTTTGATTTTTCTGATCCGGGGCAGCGGGTCATTATGCTTTGTAGCTCAGGAAATTTGTCAATTACGCAAGCTGTGGTTAATGCCCTGCAGCAGGATTTGCAGCTGAAAGAGAACGAGAACCTGCATACCCTACCCTCGCTGTATGACATTGCTCGTTATATTGGCAGCAAAATTCGTCAGGTGCAGGAACGAGAACGCCCCTGGCTAGAGCGAGACGGTATTGATTTCAAATGTACGCTGCTGCTTGCCGGTCAAGTGCGTGGCGAAGCTCCTGGGCTTTATATGATTTATAGCCAGGGCAACTGTATTCAGGCGGCTCCTGAAACGCCATTTCTGCAAATCGGCGAAACAAAGTATGGCAAACCAATTCTCGATCGCACGCTTACCTTTAATACCCCTCTGGAAGAAGCGGCGAAATGTGCGCTGCTATCGATCGACTCCACGATGAAGTCAAATATCTCAGTGGGTCCCCCCATCAACTTGATGATGTACGAAGCAAATAGCTTTTTGATCAGACATCACTTGAGTCTGCGATTGGGCGATCCTTATCTCGCAAAAATGCGAAGGCTTTGGGAGAATTCCCTCCGCGAAGCATTTGAGCGAATGCCTAATATTGACTGGGAGCATTACACCGACAATTCTCAAGAAGAAGTATTCACGGATTGA